The genomic interval AACCATGCGGTGATCAGTTAGACAGAGTCAAGACTTTTTATTGTTCTtgaattaaaatgaacacatcagtaaatattttgtgaTTGCCAGTGTTAAATGCAAACACTGATGATATCGCAAGAAAGGAGTGATCATGTTAAAACTAATGCatacatataatattcatagcaatattgaaagacattgaaatacattgaaatacatacataatacagATGTAGCAAGGTAAGAAACGATATTCCACAATACTCATGCTGCCTTATCGCCATTGTAAAATAACAACTGATATAAATGCTTTGAGGCACTGCATGATAGCATTCTTTTAAGCAATTCACTGTCctcatttctttttaagcaaTTCACTGTCCTCATTTCTTTCATCTATATTGATTCCACATTCTCTCAAGATCACAGAGAGAAAATTCTGATAAGCATTTTCATGCTTCAGATGAATATGCTTGCCATGGTATCTTGTATCTTGCTTACTGTCGTCATCCGTTAGGTAAAGAAAGACAACCTTGCATTGCGGAATGATTCTCTGTTTAAAGAGACAGTGGTTTAGCAAGTCATGTATCAGTTTTTCTTCTTTAGTACCATAACTCAATGTAGTTAGAAACACAAACAGTagaattttgtttgtatttccaGTCATCTTTTCAATAAAAGCGAATCTATTGGTCTGGTAATCGCTCAAAACATCCGGGACGAAGCAGCACTGGCTTGGAATCCCGCCCTCAATAGACAAAACGTTCCGCAGAAGTTCGATAACGTCTCGGGTGTACTGGTCAAAGGttagagttaaaaatagaattgAACACTTATTTTCGTCCAGGTCTTCCAGCATAGCCTGTGTAACGCTTCGTTGAAACATTTTACCACTGGATGTCTTCGAAGGCAAGCCTGAGTTTGTTTGTGATAAAATACTTGACGCCCAGGAGGAGCCACTGGAAGAAGTTAATAAGtataaagataatatatatTCAGAAGTTGGATAGTGTACGAGAAAACAGATATTCAGTTTTAAGTATCCGTATAGCTTAACATTAGTCGTTTAAGCATTGCCTGAGTAtaagtcaaatatttataaatgtatattattatgtatatatcctTATAAGtaaaaaagcattaaatttaCACTAATAAACTAgaaatactttctttcaaaaacCTAGATTCCAATTaagaacacatgtacatgaactcaagttaacaataaaaatcTAATTTGTTCTAATCAAATCTAGaacaaaaaattacattttaggCAGAAACTGAAAAGAGTAAAACGCTATATTTATCTTCATGCAAAAACAAGTTAAATATATCAGGCGCTGTAACAGGTCAGCGCAATCCCCCACCCACTACCCCCTCCCCACTACCCCCACTACCCCCACTACCCACTCCCCACTACCCCCACTACCCTCTCTCCACTACCCCCACTACCCCACCCCCACTACACCCACCCGACTTCCCCCCACTACCCCACCCCCCACTACCTCCTCCTAACTACCCCCAATACCCCACCACCTCTATCCCCTCCCCACTACCCCAACTACCCCACCCCCACTACAGTCCCATCATTACACTCCAATCaaacacaattttcaaaattaacatttctATGTCATAATTGCAGAAATAGTATTAATTGACAAACCTAGAACGCaccatttcatttaaagtacagtcgaacccagcTTTCTCgtactcgcttggctcgaattcctcgttggctcgaactggatgttaagcaTAAGTTCTTTTTAagactgaatgtaagcattcctgaggctcgaggtatttttgccggtccccgGGAGTTTTACATTTCTTTGGGCATCCTACCCATCGCACATTCTCGGAATAGTAGAACGATGTATATGtctttcatatttcaaatacaataagGAGGGATTAACCAATCAAACCATATATAAACCAACAAACGCGCACAATACCTTGCTATCCTGTTGTGTGAACTCTTGTGTATGGAATTCCTCAGGAAGCTGGTCGTTCACTGGAAGTTCCGTTACCATGGCCTCGCAGTGGCTGGGCCTCGGGCTCAGAGACTATCTTGTGCATATTAAGGATTGAGTTTCTGATAACCtcatctgaaaacaaaatttaacaagtTATCCAAATACCGGTAGATCGGTGAATGCACATACTTGTTCAGATCACGGTCAGTTAAGGTAACAATTTTCAAGAGACTTATTGAAACAAACCAAAGCCGAAAGTATTGCTTTAAGCAAACATGACACAAGCACGTATTATACTGGGCAGTCGATTTACACGATAGTACTAAACTAGGTACATAAgtcttttatttaatattggCTCCGGACCGCTGGTAGCATAAAGAGTTATGTATAGCCACAGACTAGCAGAATATCACCGAAATATTTGTCCCTTTGCTTCACATGCACTTCTGGGTTTTGTCAAGCTGTTGTTGTGGCTTAATTTTGTGTTCACGTCAAGTAAAATACAATATGAACTGCAAAAAGAAcgtgtaataaaaatatgctgACGCATAAAATCGACCGTgaattatgaaaaatacatcAATAGCTCGTCAAACTTTTACCTGAGCTAATTTAACATCACTGAAGAGGTATTCCAAAAAGATATGGAAACAAATGTACTAGTATGGGGATTTTCAGTTTGCAGGAACTTCTTACGATCTAATAGTGTACGCAATAATCTTTGGTACCGTACTTGctaatgcatttttgtttggTCTAGTTTGAATGTGTATCTTTGTATTCAAACTTAAGTGTAGCATTGATATGGCAGTCCGAACTATTTTAGTGATATTTGAGTTTCGTTATCGTGTtccatataaaccatacatgaTTCATTGATTATGTAGCAAATAAGTAAAACGCGTATTCATTCCACAAAATAGGTCAACTATTGACTAATAAAATTAATGAGGTTGAGTTATAACTAGTTTATACACAACTGACTGCATTCTGGTTCGCTTGCAGGTGGTggtattaaatattcaaaacttaagttaatcttaagGTCGTTcatcattgatttcattcactctgtcggtcagttattaataaaaagtaatccgattagctacatcagtCTTTACACCCAAAAAATAcctatattgaataccagccctggaTTTTAGGATTAAACAGAGACCTACCTGTCTTCAAGTGGCCTAGAAGACTGGATAGGCGGCGACGTTCTTTGGGGGTGCTTTCTGTAAAATAGTGTAACATTTATACGGGCTATTTTGTATCTACACTACATGAGTGATTTCAATTATGTTTATCTCtgagccgattgttcagaactttgtcaaagttaacaacgttgtaaaTGGAATGTTTGTCaactttaacatattttacatattttatgatatgatgATATGTTTAAGTAAGGCACGCATAGCTAATTCAGTTGtcttaatatttgtaaacagtaCAGCAGATTACATGTGTAACAGTGACACAGTATAAGTATTACAGATTTGAAAGTTTACAACGATCATGTTATCAAAGTTCTTAACTTTAACAATATTCTGAATAATCTGCCCAATGTCTATCAAAAGACAGCATAGTTAATGTTTATCCCTCTTTTTTAGCAAAACATTTAGCACTTTAGCACCgatttgataaattaataatCTGGCCATAAGCCTACATAGGGATGTAAAAGGCAGACAATTATTTGATAAGTTGatgcataaataatttaattcaatttaatgcattttcatttttaactcattttgattttttatgaacaaagcTAAAACAAAAACgcatatgatttgtgtttaGATTAAAAagtattagcctttataaatgtgagtttttattaaattaagtattaGCTACGTGGCAACCAATTCCAGAGTTAAAAAAGAGCAAAAATTTTgcgaatatttttttctgtaatcaAATTATAACcattaagtcaaatgagttaaaagtgataatgcattaatttttctttttatttattgttcgCCTCAAAAATATACTGTTTATTATCATGCCTTAAATATGGCTTAAAAATGATAgcacattaaaaaaagttagtTGACTAATAAACCTTAAGGGCCTCACCTCTTCTATTTTTATACGCACGATGAAATCCCATTAGTTTCTGCACGACTACAATGAAAGAGCAAGTATGGGTACACTCAATTCCGAAAGTATATATGACACATTCAAATTAATGACAATATTTAATGGTATACTGCATTGCGAAAGTTTATATGACAAATTCAAgtaaatgacaatattttatggTATGCTGCATTGCGAAAGTATATATGACAAAGTAAAATGAATGACAATGTTTTATGGTATGCTACATTGCGAAAGTATAAATGACAAATTATAATTAACGACAATATTTTATGGTATACTGCATTGCGAAAGtatatatgacaaaatataattaacgAAAACAATTTAGTATACACTGCGTTCCGAAAGTTTATATGACTAATACAATGAATAATGAATGACATTAATTTAGGATACACTGCATTGAGAAAGTATACATgaccaaaagaaaaaaaatgacaatatattaaacactGCATTCCGAACAATGCTATGACTTTATTTCACGGTGCACCGTCTTCCGACCATGTATATGACACATTAAACTGAACGACAATAGTTCAGAGGACACCGTCTTCCGACCGTGTATATGACACATTAAACTGAACGACAATAGTTCACAGTACACTGCactgcaaaaaaatatatgacagACGGAAATGAGTGACAACTGTCTGTGTTCACCGCATTCAGCAAGTTTATATgctcaattaaaacaaataaaaaaatcagggGATTTCGCATTTCGAAAGTTTGTATGACAAATTAAGTAATGAAAAAGCCAGGGTACACTGCATTCGTTAGATTTTATGGAACACTTAACGTGAAAATTAGATAATAATATCGTAACACTTCAATCGTTTTATCAAACAAACCTAAGTAATTTTACTAAATGTATTAAAGCTGTTTGTGCAGAAGTGAATTGGGGTGTACTTATATCTAGATGGTGCTTATATTTGGGGTGTACTTATATTTGGGTGGTGCTTATATTTGGGGTGTTCATATATTTGGGTGGGGCTTGTGTTTGGGGTGTACTTATATGTGGGTGGTGCTTATATTTGGGGTGTACTTATATTTGGGTGGTGCTTATATTTGGGGTGTTCATATATTTGGGTGGGGCTTGTGTTTGGGGTGTACTTATATGTGGGTGG from Mya arenaria isolate MELC-2E11 chromosome 7, ASM2691426v1 carries:
- the LOC128241925 gene encoding uncharacterized protein LOC128241925, with the protein product MKCGSSWASSILSQTNSGLPSKTSSGKMFQRSVTQAMLEDLDENKCSILFLTLTFDQYTRDVIELLRNVLSIEGGIPSQCCFVPDVLSDYQTNRFAFIEKMTGNTNKILLFVFLTTLSYGTKEEKLIHDLLNHCLFKQRIIPQCKVVFLYLTDDDSKQDTRYHGKHIHLKHENAYQNFLSVILRECGINIDERNEDSELLKKK